The Desulfobulbaceae bacterium genome segment GCTTCCGCCCAATCACCCTCCCCCGGCCAATACAATATCGGGCTTGACATTAATCAATCAGAGGACAATATGTTATGAATAGAATGATTACCAGCAACCAATCTCATACGGAGGGATTCAGATGAAAATTATCATCAAAGAAAATGCCGAGAAGATGCTGAAAAACAAGCTCGAGAAAGGACAATTCCTACGGGTCATGGTGACCGAGGGTGGCTGCGCCGGCCTGACCTACACCGCCGAAGTCGGCAGAGAGATGAATGACAATGAGACCACGATCATTGAGCAGGGAGGAATTCGGGTGGTGAGTGACGACAATAGCAGCAAATACCTGGACGGGCTGGTAATCGACTACTCTGACGAGCTATTTAATGGCGGCCTTAAGTTCACCAACTCCAATACCAAATCCACCTGTGGCTGCGGGTCGAGTTTCGCTTTGAGTGGATTTCCGGAAATCCAAGGCGGCAAGTGCACCAATTAGACCCAGCACAGGACAGTTCTTTGGGTAATACGTCCTCAGTGTTCTCTGAAATCATACAGCACTGAATTGACTACTTGACCAGACCAGCTACTCTGCCAGTGCCGCTCCGCTATAACAGCACTGGCAGATATACAATTCTTAGCCAATAACCCCACACCAGGCTAGCCCAGGTTCTCCAGCTTCTCAACCCCCCTCTTGAAGAAATATCCCATCACCAGCACAGCCACCAACAGGACGACAAGTCCCCAAAGTATCACGGTAGCCAGATCTCCACGATGAATGATCTCACCTTTCAGCCATGACCTCGCTACCTGGGCGGTGGGCCAGGCTCCAACTACAAGCACAGCCACCTGATACGTAATACTGGTGAACAGGAAGAGAATAGCACCCATACCCCCCATAGCCGTAGTTTTGTTTTCCGCCTTAAAGTCGGCATAAAACACCCCAAAACCCAGCGCCATGGCCACCACCACCCAAACCGTGATGGTGCTGATATAAACCGAGACCCACCAAATCGGTCCTTCGACCCGCAAGAGGTAACAGGAGGTCAGAACCAACACCAAGGACAAGCCGGTAAAGGGCAGGACATAAAAGAGATATTTATGAACCAGGAAACTGCCCATGGTCAAAGGCGAAGTCCGAATCAAATAAAAGTTGCCCCCCTCTGCCCCAATCGAAGGAAAGACAAACCGAGCCGACAGGGAGGTCAAGACAAAACCGGTCAGACCGATATTGAGAAAAGCGATGAGATTCGTTAGGTACTCTTGTTTCATGAATGAGCGGTCAATGGGTAGCACTTTGAAATTATAGAGATAGATGATAATTAAGGCGCCCACCATAAAGAGCTGAGACCACTCCGTCGAATCCCTAAGAAAACTTAAGGCCTCCTTCTTATAGATCCACCCCACCCTGCTATTAAGCCGATACGGCCCCCGGCTCGAAAACTGTCGGTAGCCACCAAACGACTCCTGTGACTTCGAGTACCCCGAAAAAAACCATCTCTGCATCGCCCACTCGCCTGAGATATACGTGGCCACCGGGGTAATGATCAGGAGCCCAAGCAAGAGCCAATCCACCTCCCTATCCAGGAGATAGAGAGAGAGAAGATTGGCAGCCCAGGCTGCAGGCACATAAGGTCCGGCAGGAGAAGAGATACTGGAGAGATAATCGAGAAAATACCCGTACTTATCTGGATTGGCCAAATCCTCCGGCCGGATCATCCGCACAAAGAAAATGATCAAGAGCCCGAAGCAAAGAGAGAGGTACATGACAATATCCTTAGTCTGACGGGCCGGAAAAAGGTTGACCAGGATAATGGTAATGAACAAGCCAAGGCCAGTAGCAGTCAGTGCGATAGCAAAGACCGCTATTACCGTCAAAGGCATGTAGACCCAATTGACCGCGAAAACGGTCCCAAAGGCCAAAAAGACCGGAATCGAAAAAAAGATCATCATCCACCCCGTGTACAGGGTCACCGTCCAGTAACGCATCAGGTACAGCTCGGCTGGGGTGACTGGAGCGGCAAAGACAATCTCATTATCCTGCGACAGAAAGATGGAGGAGACCGCCGACACCAGACAGGAGAAGATCAGCATGACAAACAAGGTGATCCAGCCCATCTGAAAAATTTTGAGACTCAAAATGATTCCCAGCTCGTTCTGGCGGTGAAAATAGGCGACAACCCTGACAGTAATCAGATAGAGAGCGACATCGACCAACAG includes the following:
- a CDS encoding iron-sulfur cluster assembly accessory protein gives rise to the protein MKIIIKENAEKMLKNKLEKGQFLRVMVTEGGCAGLTYTAEVGREMNDNETTIIEQGGIRVVSDDNSSKYLDGLVIDYSDELFNGGLKFTNSNTKSTCGCGSSFALSGFPEIQGGKCTN